A portion of the Pseudarthrobacter defluvii genome contains these proteins:
- the typA gene encoding translational GTPase TypA, with protein sequence MSETTTNTAVATASRSDLRNVAIVAHVDHGKTTLVDAMLKQTNSFAEHNHLEDRVMDSGDLEREKGITILAKNTTVAYNGPSSNGETITINVIDTPGHADFGGEVERGLSMVDGVVLLVDASEGPLPQTRFVLRKALAAHLPVILLVNKTDRPDARIEEVVHESMDLLLGLASDLADEVPDLDLDKILEVPVVYAAAKVGRASLEQPADGTAPENEDLEPLFKTIVEHIPAPTYNPEGVLQAHVTNLDASPFLGRLALLRIYNGTLRKGQQVAWARQNGELKTVKITELLATKALERVPAESAGPGEIVAVAGIEDITIGETLTDVENPQPLPLITVDDPAISMTIGINTSPLAGKVKGAKVTARQVKDRLDKELIGNVSIKVLPTERPDAWEVQGRGELALAILVEQMRREGFELTVGKPQVVTKTIDGKIHEPMEHMTIDVPEEYLGAVTQLMAARKGRMTNMANHGTGWCRMEFIVPARGLIGFRTRFLTDTRGAGIAASISEGYEPWAGPIEYRTNGSMIADRAGVVTPFAMINLQERGSFFVKPTSEVYEGMIVGENSRADDMDVNITKEKKLTNMRAASSDTFENLTPPRELTLEESLEFAREDECVEVTPEAIRIRKVILDTNERAKANRARAKA encoded by the coding sequence ATGTCTGAAACCACCACCAACACCGCGGTAGCCACTGCATCGCGCAGTGATCTGCGCAACGTCGCGATTGTGGCCCACGTTGACCACGGCAAGACCACTTTGGTCGATGCCATGCTCAAGCAGACCAATTCCTTTGCCGAGCACAACCACCTCGAAGACCGCGTGATGGACTCCGGTGACCTTGAGCGCGAAAAGGGCATCACCATCCTGGCCAAGAACACCACGGTGGCCTACAACGGTCCTTCCTCCAACGGCGAGACCATCACCATCAACGTCATCGACACCCCCGGCCACGCCGACTTCGGCGGCGAGGTGGAGCGCGGCCTGTCCATGGTCGATGGCGTCGTCCTCCTCGTTGACGCCTCCGAGGGTCCGCTGCCGCAGACCCGCTTCGTCCTCCGCAAGGCCCTTGCCGCCCACCTGCCTGTCATCCTGCTGGTCAACAAGACCGACCGTCCCGATGCCCGCATCGAGGAGGTCGTCCACGAGTCCATGGACCTGCTCCTCGGCCTGGCTTCCGACCTGGCGGACGAAGTTCCCGACCTGGACCTGGACAAGATCCTCGAAGTTCCCGTTGTTTACGCTGCAGCCAAGGTTGGCCGTGCGTCCCTCGAACAGCCCGCTGACGGCACCGCCCCGGAGAACGAGGACCTCGAGCCGCTCTTCAAGACCATTGTCGAGCACATTCCGGCCCCCACGTACAACCCCGAGGGCGTCCTGCAGGCCCACGTCACAAACCTGGATGCCTCCCCGTTCCTGGGCCGCCTCGCCCTGCTCCGCATCTACAACGGCACCCTCCGCAAGGGCCAGCAGGTGGCCTGGGCCCGCCAGAACGGTGAGCTCAAGACTGTCAAAATCACCGAACTGCTGGCCACCAAGGCACTGGAGCGCGTTCCCGCAGAATCAGCCGGCCCCGGCGAGATTGTGGCCGTCGCCGGCATCGAGGACATCACCATTGGCGAAACCCTCACCGACGTCGAGAACCCGCAGCCGCTGCCGCTGATCACCGTTGATGACCCCGCGATCTCCATGACCATCGGTATCAACACCTCCCCGCTGGCCGGCAAGGTCAAGGGCGCCAAGGTCACGGCCCGCCAGGTAAAGGACCGCCTGGACAAGGAACTGATCGGTAACGTCTCCATCAAGGTGCTCCCCACCGAGCGTCCCGATGCCTGGGAAGTCCAGGGCCGTGGCGAGCTGGCGCTGGCCATCCTGGTTGAGCAGATGCGCCGCGAGGGCTTCGAGCTCACAGTGGGCAAGCCCCAGGTGGTTACCAAGACCATCGACGGCAAGATCCATGAGCCCATGGAGCACATGACTATCGACGTGCCCGAGGAATACCTTGGCGCCGTCACGCAGCTCATGGCAGCCCGCAAGGGCCGCATGACCAACATGGCCAACCACGGTACCGGCTGGTGCCGCATGGAGTTCATCGTTCCGGCCCGTGGCCTGATCGGTTTCCGGACCCGGTTCCTCACCGACACCCGCGGTGCCGGCATTGCAGCCTCCATCTCCGAAGGCTACGAGCCCTGGGCCGGCCCCATCGAGTACCGCACCAACGGCTCCATGATCGCCGACCGCGCCGGTGTGGTCACCCCCTTCGCCATGATCAACCTGCAGGAACGCGGCTCCTTCTTCGTGAAGCCCACCTCCGAGGTGTACGAAGGCATGATCGTTGGCGAGAACTCCCGCGCCGACGACATGGACGTCAACATCACCAAGGAAAAGAAGCTCACCAACATGCGTGCCGCTTCCTCCGACACCTTCGAGAACCTGACCCCGCCGCGGGAGCTCACCCTCGAAGAGTCACTGGAGTTCGCCCGTGAGGACGAGTGCGTCGAGGTGACCCCGGAGGCCATCCGCATCCGCAAGGTGATCCTGGACACCAACGAGCGCGCCAAGGCCAACCGCGCCCGCGCCAAGGCCTAG
- a CDS encoding SGNH/GDSL hydrolase family protein: MLTRAAVLALAAGLVLAAPGQQADVAPDEASTTEGYLPSALLRANAVGQPNATQYASGVDLSTVLTRPALFPGEIYRNPVFGRNELVVANARSTAVLIGDSQSVPDDSWPRRALAGLGYGVHFCGYGGTGFTAANGKVGNYIDALERGDWLLPAGEPGLIVIEGGGNDAARGASDAQISSNANRLIDALKARYPGTRIVMVGTLARGAQDGGGRRSQVDALLAGIAARQRVTFVSAGDWLTKYNLTQHLADAVHMDAEGRKQLGGVLERRLRELGVPPAPGAGQALAYTGANGENG, from the coding sequence GTGCTCACGCGCGCCGCGGTGCTGGCCCTTGCCGCGGGACTTGTCCTTGCCGCCCCCGGGCAGCAGGCAGACGTGGCACCTGATGAGGCCTCCACCACAGAGGGCTACCTGCCATCCGCACTGCTCAGGGCCAACGCCGTCGGCCAACCTAATGCAACCCAGTACGCGTCAGGCGTCGACCTCTCAACGGTGCTGACGCGCCCCGCACTGTTCCCGGGTGAGATTTACCGCAATCCGGTCTTTGGACGCAATGAGCTGGTGGTGGCTAATGCGAGAAGCACCGCCGTGCTGATCGGCGACTCCCAGTCCGTACCCGATGACAGCTGGCCGCGCAGGGCCCTGGCGGGCCTGGGCTACGGCGTCCACTTCTGCGGCTACGGCGGCACGGGCTTCACTGCTGCCAATGGGAAAGTGGGCAACTACATCGATGCCCTGGAACGCGGCGATTGGCTGCTGCCGGCCGGAGAACCAGGCCTGATCGTGATTGAAGGCGGCGGCAACGACGCTGCCCGGGGCGCGTCCGATGCGCAAATCAGTTCCAACGCCAACCGGCTCATCGACGCACTGAAAGCCAGGTACCCCGGCACGCGGATCGTGATGGTGGGAACCCTTGCGCGCGGAGCCCAGGACGGCGGCGGCCGGCGGAGCCAGGTGGACGCACTGCTGGCGGGCATCGCAGCCCGGCAGCGGGTCACGTTCGTGAGTGCCGGCGACTGGCTGACCAAATACAACCTGACCCAGCACCTTGCTGATGCGGTCCATATGGATGCGGAAGGCCGGAAGCAGCTGGGCGGGGTCCTGGAGCGCCGCTTGCGTGAACTCGGGGTTCCCCCTGCCCCGGGCGCCGGACAGGCGCTGGCATATACGGGAGCGAACGGCGAAAACGGCTGA